One genomic segment of Streptomyces sp. NBC_00239 includes these proteins:
- a CDS encoding potassium-transporting ATPase subunit C yields MNNSVGNTARLIGAGLRALLVLTVICGVLYPLAVTGIAQALFNDKADGSEIKDHSGRVVGSALIGQSYNLPKHDPNDAEEAAEPDLKWFQPRPSNGLGSNSVNTRYSLILSGATNRSADNGAIDGTCTKDAAEGTLCAQVLAAKEAVIADNSTASYQVKAEDVPADAVTSSGSGLDPDISPAYAELQVHRVAERNKLDVKQVERLVSDHTTGRTLGFMGEPRVNVLELNTALKALTTS; encoded by the coding sequence ATGAACAACTCTGTAGGCAACACCGCGCGCCTGATCGGTGCGGGCCTCCGAGCCCTCCTCGTCCTGACCGTGATCTGCGGGGTCCTCTACCCGCTCGCCGTCACCGGGATCGCCCAGGCCCTCTTCAACGACAAGGCCGACGGCTCCGAGATCAAGGACCACAGCGGCCGGGTCGTCGGCTCCGCCCTCATCGGCCAGAGCTACAACCTGCCGAAGCACGACCCGAACGACGCGGAGGAGGCGGCCGAGCCGGACCTCAAGTGGTTCCAGCCGCGCCCCTCCAACGGCCTCGGCAGCAACAGCGTCAACACCCGGTACTCGCTGATCCTGTCCGGCGCCACCAACCGGTCCGCCGACAACGGCGCGATCGACGGCACGTGCACGAAGGACGCGGCAGAAGGCACCCTCTGCGCCCAGGTCCTCGCCGCCAAGGAAGCCGTCATCGCGGACAACTCCACGGCCTCGTACCAGGTCAAGGCGGAGGACGTGCCGGCCGACGCCGTCACCTCCTCCGGCTCCGGCCTCGACCCGGACATCTCCCCCGCGTACGCCGAGCTCCAGGTCCACCGGGTCGCCGAGCGCAACAAACTCGACGTCAAGCAGGTCGAAAGGCTCGTCTCCGACCACACCACCGGCCGCACCCTCGGCTTCATGGGCGAGCCCCGCGTCAACGTCCTCGAACTCAACACCGCCCTCAAAGCCCTGACCACGAGCTGA
- a CDS encoding trypsin-like serine protease, with product MLAPRLRPARMTVLLSATAVAAGLISAAPAFALTGPEAPDLFTNKAVVQLTVGDETNSRGCTAALLDDNWIITAASCFAATPGTSVPAGKPALKSVATLADGKAVEVVDLVPRTDRDLVLGRLASPAVGLPWARIAQDAPATGLDLTAAGFGRTKTEWVPGKLHTGTFTLNASDTSTLTITGKGADAICKGDTGGPLFNAAGQLVGINSRSWQGGCFAAPATETRTGAISARADNLRVWAAEVRSTTLGWKTEAVVQAGNSLYQGIRLADNSWTGFTDVQSKAGNIGGIRTATVAGINGDTHVVALGTNGRIYHTIRKLDGTWGAFGDVFGEAGVLTNVTQLSAVSTGSEMQLVAVANGKVFHTVRTAAGNWAPFGDVAAVSSPMSGVTSIATANTGGKLQVIAVTGGKAFHTLRTTAGHWTVWGDVAGAIGATGPITSVAMAGQGTVAHVVFATDNGTRQYHVARQDTGVWTPLTELTAHLGNITTKSVGASTKEHDPHFAFTTSDNRVVETSRNTAGRIFTTPVTVPTIQGIAATPLGSIALAGTL from the coding sequence ATGCTCGCACCCCGTCTGCGCCCGGCGCGGATGACCGTCCTGCTCTCCGCCACCGCGGTCGCCGCCGGCCTGATCTCCGCCGCCCCCGCCTTCGCCCTCACCGGCCCCGAAGCCCCGGACCTGTTCACGAACAAGGCCGTCGTGCAGCTGACCGTGGGCGACGAGACCAACTCCCGCGGCTGCACGGCCGCCCTGCTCGACGACAACTGGATCATCACGGCCGCCAGTTGCTTCGCCGCCACCCCCGGCACCTCGGTCCCGGCCGGCAAGCCGGCGCTGAAGTCCGTCGCCACGCTGGCCGACGGCAAGGCCGTCGAGGTCGTCGACCTCGTGCCCCGCACCGACCGCGACCTCGTCCTGGGCCGCCTGGCCAGCCCGGCCGTCGGTCTGCCGTGGGCCCGGATCGCCCAGGACGCTCCCGCGACCGGCCTCGACCTCACCGCGGCCGGGTTCGGACGTACGAAGACCGAGTGGGTGCCGGGCAAGCTCCACACCGGCACCTTCACGCTCAACGCGTCCGACACCAGCACCCTCACCATCACCGGCAAGGGCGCCGACGCCATCTGCAAGGGCGACACCGGCGGCCCGCTCTTCAACGCGGCCGGTCAGCTCGTCGGCATCAACAGCCGCTCCTGGCAGGGTGGTTGCTTCGCCGCCCCCGCCACGGAGACCCGCACCGGCGCCATCTCCGCGCGCGCCGACAACCTGCGGGTGTGGGCCGCCGAGGTGCGCTCGACGACCCTCGGCTGGAAGACCGAGGCCGTCGTCCAGGCGGGCAACTCCCTCTACCAGGGCATCCGCCTGGCCGACAATTCCTGGACCGGCTTCACCGACGTCCAGTCCAAGGCCGGGAACATCGGCGGCATCCGCACGGCCACCGTCGCCGGGATCAACGGCGACACCCACGTGGTGGCGCTCGGCACCAACGGCCGCATCTACCACACCATCCGCAAGCTGGACGGCACCTGGGGCGCCTTCGGTGACGTCTTCGGCGAGGCCGGCGTGCTCACCAACGTCACCCAGCTGTCGGCCGTCTCCACCGGCAGCGAGATGCAGCTGGTCGCGGTCGCCAACGGCAAGGTCTTCCACACCGTCCGCACGGCGGCCGGCAACTGGGCCCCCTTCGGTGACGTCGCCGCCGTGAGCAGCCCCATGAGCGGCGTGACCTCCATCGCCACCGCCAACACCGGCGGCAAGCTCCAGGTCATCGCCGTCACCGGCGGCAAGGCCTTCCACACGCTGCGCACCACCGCCGGTCACTGGACCGTCTGGGGCGACGTCGCCGGTGCCATCGGCGCCACCGGCCCGATCACGTCCGTGGCCATGGCCGGCCAGGGCACCGTCGCCCACGTCGTCTTCGCCACCGACAACGGCACCCGCCAGTACCACGTCGCCCGCCAGGACACGGGCGTCTGGACCCCGCTCACGGAGCTGACCGCGCACCTCGGCAACATCACCACCAAGTCGGTGGGCGCGTCCACCAAGGAGCACGACCCGCACTTCGCCTTCACCACCAGCGACAACCGCGTCGTGGAGACCTCCCGGAACACCGCCGGACGCATCTTCACCACCCCGGTCACCGTGCCCACGATCCAGGGCATCGCGGCCACCCCGCTCGGCAGCATCGCCCTCGCCGGCACGCTCTGA
- the kdpB gene encoding potassium-transporting ATPase subunit KdpB → MSTITPTRAPHEDLPTGHEPGAGRVGGGLFDPKALLKSFPDAVRKLDPRVMVTSPVMFVVLIGSVVTTVLALKDPSDWFGWAITAWLWLTTIFANLAEAVAEGRGKAQADTLRKAKTDTVARRLPTDGGGEEQVPGTELKVGDLVVCEAGDIIPGDGDVVEGVASVDESAITGESAPVIRESGGDRSAVTGGTKVLSDRIVVKITTKPGETFIDRMIALVEGASRQKTPNEIALNILLASLTIVFLLAVVTLQPFAIYAGAEQSLIVLTALLVCLIPTTIGALLSAIGIAGMDRLVQRNVLAMSGRAVEAAGDVSTLLLDKTGTITLGNRQACEFVPVKGTTEAELANAAQLSSLADETPEGRSVVVLAKERYGLRERRQGELAHAEWIAFTAQTRMSGVDVDGMQTRKGAAGSVAAWVEEQGGRVAEDAQALTDRISQAGGTPLLVAVNGGEGARVLGVIHLKDVVKEGMRERFDELRRMGIKTVMITGDNPLTAKAIAEEAGVDDFLAEATPEDKMALIKREQAGGKLVAMTGDGTNDAPALAQADVGVAMNTGTSAAKEAGNMVDLDSNPTKLIEIVEIGKQLLITRGALTTFSIANDVAKYFAIIPAMFAVVYPGLDKLNIMGLASPESAILSAVVFNALIIIALVPLALKGVRYRPTSADRMLRRNIGIYGLGGLVAPFLGIKLIDMLITLIPGIG, encoded by the coding sequence CGCGTCGGCGGCGGCCTGTTCGACCCGAAGGCACTGCTGAAGTCCTTCCCGGACGCGGTGCGGAAGCTCGACCCGCGCGTGATGGTCACGTCGCCGGTCATGTTCGTGGTGCTGATCGGTTCGGTCGTCACCACCGTGCTGGCGCTGAAGGACCCGTCGGACTGGTTCGGCTGGGCGATCACCGCGTGGCTGTGGCTGACCACGATCTTCGCCAACCTCGCGGAGGCCGTCGCCGAAGGCCGCGGCAAGGCGCAGGCCGACACCCTGCGCAAGGCCAAGACCGACACCGTCGCCCGCCGCCTGCCCACGGACGGCGGCGGCGAGGAGCAGGTCCCCGGCACCGAGCTGAAGGTCGGCGACCTGGTCGTCTGCGAGGCCGGCGACATCATCCCCGGTGACGGCGACGTCGTCGAGGGCGTCGCCTCGGTAGACGAGTCCGCCATCACCGGCGAGTCCGCGCCCGTCATACGCGAGTCCGGCGGCGACCGCTCGGCCGTCACCGGCGGGACCAAGGTGCTCTCCGACCGCATCGTCGTCAAGATCACGACGAAGCCCGGAGAGACCTTCATCGACCGGATGATCGCGCTGGTCGAGGGCGCGTCCCGGCAGAAGACGCCCAACGAGATCGCGCTGAACATCCTGCTCGCCTCGCTGACGATCGTCTTCCTGCTGGCCGTGGTCACGCTCCAGCCCTTCGCGATCTACGCCGGCGCCGAGCAGTCGCTGATCGTGCTGACCGCTCTGCTGGTCTGCCTGATCCCGACCACCATCGGCGCACTGCTGTCCGCGATCGGCATCGCGGGCATGGACCGCCTGGTGCAGCGCAATGTCCTCGCCATGTCCGGCCGTGCGGTCGAGGCCGCCGGCGACGTCTCCACCCTGCTGCTCGACAAGACCGGCACCATCACCCTCGGCAACCGCCAGGCCTGCGAGTTCGTACCCGTCAAGGGAACGACGGAAGCCGAGCTGGCGAACGCCGCCCAGCTGTCGTCCCTCGCGGACGAGACCCCCGAGGGCCGCTCCGTCGTGGTCCTCGCGAAGGAGAGGTACGGTCTGCGCGAGCGCCGGCAGGGCGAGCTCGCGCACGCCGAGTGGATCGCGTTCACCGCCCAGACCCGCATGTCGGGTGTGGACGTGGACGGCATGCAGACCCGCAAGGGTGCGGCCGGCTCGGTCGCCGCCTGGGTCGAGGAGCAGGGCGGCCGGGTCGCCGAGGACGCGCAGGCGCTCACGGACCGGATCTCCCAGGCCGGCGGCACCCCGCTGCTCGTCGCGGTCAACGGCGGCGAGGGCGCCCGCGTGCTCGGTGTCATCCACCTCAAGGACGTGGTCAAGGAGGGCATGCGGGAGCGGTTCGACGAGCTGCGGCGCATGGGCATCAAGACCGTCATGATCACCGGGGACAACCCGCTGACCGCGAAGGCCATCGCCGAGGAGGCGGGTGTCGACGACTTCCTCGCCGAGGCCACCCCCGAGGACAAGATGGCCCTCATCAAGCGGGAGCAGGCCGGCGGCAAGCTCGTCGCGATGACCGGTGACGGTACGAACGACGCCCCGGCGCTGGCGCAGGCCGATGTCGGCGTGGCCATGAACACCGGCACCTCGGCCGCCAAGGAGGCCGGGAACATGGTCGACCTGGACTCCAACCCCACCAAGCTCATCGAGATCGTGGAGATCGGCAAGCAACTCCTGATCACCCGCGGAGCCCTGACGACGTTCTCCATCGCCAACGACGTCGCAAAGTACTTCGCGATCATCCCGGCCATGTTCGCGGTGGTCTACCCCGGCCTCGACAAGCTGAACATCATGGGCCTGGCCTCCCCCGAGTCCGCGATCCTCTCCGCCGTCGTCTTCAACGCGCTGATCATCATCGCGCTCGTGCCGCTCGCCCTCAAGGGCGTCCGGTACCGGCCCACCAGCGCCGACAGGATGCTCCGCCGCAACATCGGGATCTACGGACTCGGCGGCCTCGTCGCCCCGTTCCTCGGCATCAAGCTCATCGACATGCTCATCACCCTCATCCCCGGAATCGGCTGA
- a CDS encoding response regulator, producing MTRVLVVEDDPQLVRALKINLQARKFEVDEADGGAAALRLAADRKPDVILLDLGLPDMDGVDVIRGVRGWSRVPILVLSARHTSEEKIRALDAGADDYVTKPFSMDELLARLRAATRRHGEPASAAGTSRVTTGDFTVDVAARKVVRGDRAVRLTPTEWHLLELLIARPGHLVSQRKLLLEVWGPTSAEHTNYLRVYMAQLRRKLEADPSHPRYLITEPGMGYRFEP from the coding sequence ATGACCCGGGTGCTGGTGGTGGAGGACGATCCGCAGCTGGTGCGCGCCCTGAAGATCAACCTTCAGGCGCGGAAGTTCGAGGTCGACGAGGCCGACGGCGGCGCGGCGGCGCTCCGGCTCGCCGCCGACCGGAAGCCGGACGTCATCCTGCTGGACCTCGGCCTGCCGGACATGGACGGCGTCGACGTGATCAGGGGTGTGCGCGGGTGGAGCAGGGTGCCGATCCTGGTGCTGTCCGCCCGGCACACCTCCGAGGAGAAGATCCGGGCGCTGGACGCCGGCGCCGACGACTACGTGACGAAGCCGTTCAGCATGGACGAGCTGCTGGCCCGCCTGCGCGCGGCCACCCGGCGGCACGGGGAACCGGCCTCCGCCGCCGGGACCTCCCGGGTGACCACCGGCGACTTCACCGTCGACGTGGCCGCCCGGAAGGTGGTGCGGGGCGACCGCGCCGTCCGCCTGACACCCACCGAGTGGCACCTGCTGGAGCTGCTCATCGCCCGCCCCGGCCACCTCGTCTCCCAGCGCAAGCTGCTGCTGGAGGTGTGGGGTCCCACCTCCGCGGAGCACACCAACTACCTCCGGGTGTACATGGCGCAGCTGCGGCGCAAGCTCGAAGCGGACCCTTCGCACCCGCGGTACCTGATCACCGAGCCGGGCATGGGCTACCGCTTCGAACCCTGA